One segment of Pseudomonadota bacterium DNA contains the following:
- a CDS encoding hydroxyquinol 1,2-dioxygenase gives MAQLEVQDLVQAVIDRMANCKEPRFKEVMSALVKHVHAFVQEVQLTPEEWMGTIEFLTAAGKMCDEKRQEFILLSDTLGVSMAVVGIEQAKGAVALKATPPKLAPTEATVLGPFFWEGAPELELGADITGVSSGTPAYYHGCVTDTDGKPVANCTLDVWSGDGDGFYDLQKGADAPMALRARFHTDAAGNYRFWSILPAYYPVPDDGPVGGMLRRMGRHPNRPGHMHTMLSAPGHERLITHLFVSDSPFLDSDAVFGVRNSLIVNFEPHPAGKAPDGRLMDKPFHVARYDFRLVPSAA, from the coding sequence ATGGCGCAACTCGAAGTACAAGATCTGGTGCAGGCCGTCATTGACCGCATGGCAAACTGCAAAGAGCCCCGCTTCAAAGAAGTCATGAGCGCGCTGGTCAAGCACGTTCATGCTTTTGTGCAAGAGGTTCAGCTCACGCCTGAAGAGTGGATGGGCACCATCGAGTTCCTCACAGCAGCCGGTAAGATGTGCGATGAAAAACGCCAGGAGTTCATCCTCTTGTCCGACACCCTGGGCGTGTCGATGGCGGTGGTGGGTATTGAGCAGGCCAAGGGTGCCGTGGCGCTCAAGGCTACCCCACCCAAACTGGCGCCGACCGAGGCCACGGTGCTCGGCCCGTTTTTCTGGGAAGGTGCCCCTGAGCTGGAGCTGGGCGCAGACATCACAGGTGTGAGCTCCGGCACGCCGGCTTACTACCACGGCTGCGTCACCGACACCGACGGTAAACCGGTGGCCAACTGCACGCTCGACGTCTGGTCGGGCGACGGCGATGGTTTTTATGACCTGCAAAAAGGCGCAGACGCGCCAATGGCTTTGCGCGCACGCTTTCACACTGACGCGGCAGGCAACTACCGCTTCTGGTCAATTCTTCCGGCCTATTACCCTGTGCCTGATGACGGCCCGGTGGGCGGTATGCTGCGCCGCATGGGTCGACACCCGAACCGGCCCGGCCACATGCACACCATGCTCAGCGCGCCCGGGCACGAGCGCTTGATTACACACCTGTTTGTGTCTGACAGCCCGTTTCTCGATTCGGACGCCGTGTTCGGAGTGCGCAATAGCCTGATCGTCAACTTCGAGCCGCATCCGGCTGGCAAGGCGCCGGACGGCCGTCTCATGGACAAGCCCTTTCATGTCGCGCGTTACGACTTCCGGCTGGTGCCTTCGGCGGCCTAA
- a CDS encoding peptidoglycan DD-metalloendopeptidase family protein encodes MNTYLWAARTTIVLLGGVLIVTMSQPAQHLFKALDVQYASDSLLYDKDSPFRKLGLLLQNDEQAPRTDIIIQTAQHPLGDLSGDDKQTVITIKNGTTPEALWSTLRGAAFRASDFVEAFAKRGEKRHPLRAGEVIHLKRRNGELIELRRALPDGSTMIIEGNTELGYRSRIEKVRLTSRERKVSGTIFTSLVDSARAIKLPYSVIDDFVDLFGERVEFSRDLQPGDTFTISFEERVMDDGSVFDTGEIRSASLRIRGEMLAVVRDVAKDGSIRYFDEKGQVPSKGFLRYPLKYTRISSVFSNARFHPVLKIKRPHNGVDFSAPTGTPVRSVGDGLVIYSGYSKTTGYMVRISHGSRYTSEYMHLSKIATQARRGARIARGSVLGAVGSTGLASGPHLHYGLFDKGKYIDPMRAKIAHDIGVIKPSANVIARLSEMKKEHDSVAVAAVGRKSKA; translated from the coding sequence ATGAATACCTATCTATGGGCCGCTCGGACAACTATTGTGTTGTTGGGTGGCGTACTTATCGTAACAATGAGTCAACCTGCACAACACCTCTTCAAGGCGTTAGATGTGCAGTACGCCTCGGACAGTCTGCTCTACGACAAGGATAGCCCCTTTCGAAAGCTTGGATTACTCCTACAAAACGACGAACAGGCACCCCGCACCGATATTATCATACAAACCGCACAGCACCCCCTTGGCGACCTATCTGGGGATGATAAACAAACCGTCATTACCATAAAAAACGGCACGACCCCCGAGGCCCTCTGGAGCACGCTGCGGGGAGCCGCTTTCAGGGCCTCAGATTTTGTCGAGGCCTTTGCTAAGCGGGGCGAGAAGAGGCACCCGTTGCGGGCCGGCGAGGTAATTCATCTTAAGCGTAGGAACGGCGAGTTGATTGAGCTACGACGGGCACTGCCGGACGGCAGTACTATGATTATCGAGGGCAATACAGAGCTTGGATACAGATCTCGTATCGAAAAGGTCAGGCTCACCAGCAGAGAGAGGAAGGTATCTGGTACGATCTTTACCTCGCTGGTTGATTCAGCGCGCGCCATCAAGCTCCCCTACTCCGTAATCGATGATTTCGTCGATCTATTTGGCGAGCGCGTCGAATTTAGCCGCGATTTGCAGCCCGGCGACACCTTTACCATCTCGTTTGAAGAGCGAGTAATGGATGATGGTAGCGTGTTCGATACCGGAGAGATCCGAAGCGCCTCCTTGCGCATCCGTGGTGAGATGCTCGCTGTTGTGCGCGATGTAGCGAAGGACGGTAGCATTCGCTACTTTGATGAAAAGGGTCAGGTACCGAGTAAGGGCTTTCTCCGTTATCCCCTTAAGTACACCAGGATCTCGTCGGTTTTTTCGAACGCCAGATTTCATCCAGTGTTAAAGATTAAGCGTCCACATAACGGCGTCGATTTTTCAGCACCTACCGGCACCCCTGTGCGCAGCGTTGGTGATGGGCTTGTGATCTATTCAGGATACTCAAAAACCACAGGCTACATGGTGCGCATCTCGCATGGCTCACGCTATACGAGCGAATATATGCATCTAAGTAAGATCGCAACGCAGGCCAGGCGCGGCGCGCGCATAGCACGTGGAAGTGTTCTCGGCGCTGTGGGGAGTACCGGACTAGCAAGTGGCCCGCACCTGCACTACGGACTCTTTGATAAGGGTAAGTATATTGATCCGATGCGGGCTAAGATTGCACATGATATTGGAGTAATTAAGCCCTCAGCAAACGTGATCGCAAGACTTTCAGAGATGAAGAAAGAGCACGACAGCGTCGCTGTTGCAGCCGTTGGGCGTAAAAGCAAGGCATGA